The Gossypium hirsutum isolate 1008001.06 unplaced genomic scaffold, Gossypium_hirsutum_v2.1 scaffold_445, whole genome shotgun sequence genome segment GAGGagagatttcatatttgaatgtgAGCAGCTTTGTTGATTTGAGTTCAAACCGATTCATAGGCCCATTGCCAAGAGTATTCCCAAGTTTAcgatttctaattttatcaaataattcattttcgGGATCTCTTTTTGAATTAGTTTGTAATTCATCAAGTGGGGAATTTATGGAAATTCTTTACATTGATAAAAATCTTATCTCAGGAGATATTCCAGATTGTTGGAATCATTGTCAGGTTTTAGGCCTTTTAAATTTGGGAAGCAACAATTTGACCGGCAAAATCCCACCTTCTTTATGGCATCTAAATTTTATAATGCTAAACCTTCGAAACAATACCATGTTTGGAGAATTGCCATCCACATTGCAAAATTCTCCAAATTTCATTATGTTTGATCTTAGTGAAAATCATTTCAGTGGAAGTGTACCAGCATGGATTGGTGATAAGCTCTCAAACCTTGTGACTCTAAGCCTTCGATCAAATAACTTTGATGGACATATTCCTCATAAAATTTGTGatcttcaatttcttcaaaacttgGACCTTGCCCACAACAACATTTCTGGAGTTATTCCAAAATGTTTCAATAATTTAAGTGCAATGGCCACAACAAACAAAACcaataattttgtttttgtgAAGTATGTAGATGCTGACTCCTTTTTTTTGAACGCATTATTGGTGTTGAAAGGACGAGAGGATGAATATGGTAGCACACTAGGACTTGTTACGAGCATGGACCTTTCAGATAACAGTCTCACAGGAGAGATCCCCAAAGAAATTGGTAGTCTCGTTGGACTATTGTCTTTAAATTTTTCAGGGAATCTCCTAACAGGAAATATACCAGACAGCATTGGCAACATAGAGTTAATGGAATCTCTTGATTTGTCCATGAATCGACTAAATGGTGAAATCCCTCCAAGTTTCTCCAATTTGAATTTCTTGAATCACTTCAATGTGTCCCACAACAACTTGACAGGACAAATCCCAACAAGCACTCAGCTTCAAAGCTTTGAAAACTTGTCTTACGTGGGCAATCATCTTTGTGGACCTCCTCTCACTAAGAACTGCACCTCAAAAGGTATTCCGATTGACGTTGCAAATAATGGAAGTAGCAGGGAAGGAAGTAAAGTGAATTGGCTTTATGTCAGCATAGTTCTCggctttgtaatgggattttggggtGTAGTGGCTCCCTTGTTTTTCATCAGGTCTTGGAGGCATGCATACTATCGAAAGTTGGACCATGTTGGTCGAAAGCTGTATGTGTCTTGGGCTACTATGGGTATGTAGTTTGACGGGAAAAAAACATGTCTCTAAAGTTGGTATAATTTACTGGAGATTGGATCAAAGTGTGTTTTGATTATGTATGAATAGGTTTTGttgtatttcaataattttcaatgaaaataaatttCTGCAAAAAATGTTGTTGGATAAATTCCATCAGTTGcttagcttaataattgagtagaCGTGGCAGCCATAGATCTGGTCTTCTTCCTCCTTGATCCTTCAAATTAGGAGTAACAAAAATAGTAGTAAATAGGATTAGCCAATTTTTTTTCTGTCATTTTTTAACTGTTGCCAATGGATCTCAACAAAAAAGAGTTCAGCTGCTGCTCTTCATCCTTGGACTCACCCTTCTCAGTAAGACAGGTAACAACCTCAAAACGTCCTCGTTTTTGCATTTGGTctggaaaataaaagaagtcgTAAATGTTGGAATTTAAATCTCCAAGTTAATTTCAAGTTTGTAAAATTTAATGTTCTTGATTGTTCTCTCTTCTTTGTTATCTTTTATGGATCAAATTGGTATATCTGT includes the following:
- the LOC107941664 gene encoding receptor-like protein EIX2, whose product is LQGTISSAIGNLSSVTQLDLSVNQLNGQIPLSIGELSSLKLFDVSENQLNGQIPLSIGQLSSLEEFDVSENQLNGQIPLSIGELSSLKWFDVSKNQLNGQIPLSIGQLSSLEVFDVSENQFNGTFPLSFGRLESLETLDCGYNLLEGVVSETHFSNLTRLTTLAASHNRLRFESNSSWIPPFQCESIELGHWHLGPKFPQWLKFQKKLSYLDISYAGISDVMPTWFLNLPTPFEYLNLSSNQLRGEISYLNVSSFVDLSSNRFIGPLPRVFPSLRFLILSNNSFSGSLFELVCNSSSGEFMEILYIDKNLISGDIPDCWNHCQVLGLLNLGSNNLTGKIPPSLWHLNFIMLNLRNNTMFGELPSTLQNSPNFIMFDLSENHFSGSVPAWIGDKLSNLVTLSLRSNNFDGHIPHKICDLQFLQNLDLAHNNISGVIPKCFNNLSAMATTNKTNNFVFVKYVDADSFFLNALLVLKGREDEYGSTLGLVTSMDLSDNSLTGEIPKEIGSLVGLLSLNFSGNLLTGNIPDSIGNIELMESLDLSMNRLNGEIPPSFSNLNFLNHFNVSHNNLTGQIPTSTQLQSFENLSYVGNHLCGPPLTKNCTSKGIPIDVANNGSSREGSKVNWLYVSIVLGFVMGFWGVVAPLFFIRSWRHAYYRKLDHVGRKLYVSWATMGVTKIVVNRISQFFFCHFLTVANGSQQKRVQLLLFILGLTLLSKTADKCRKLAGEEKVVLSQTGQFSLWDCFDMGVGSIACAVKEGVKLYVYNIRAAHVEKSKNLAMQKALQDAMSQGLSSKEAAKQATKAGKKAAKLATQKAERVTGPIISSGWDFFEVVYYGGTMSEGFFRGKGTLLGAYGGGFFGEQVLGKFGYLVGSHLGGYMGGRIGLMVYDVANGIHYVLRIIEGKELDKKLTDSEF